From the genome of Scytonema hofmannii PCC 7110, one region includes:
- a CDS encoding CHAT domain-containing protein produces MPSLNLAIARLVSTGTDSFAIWVVNAPNPSGYVLRDCLWPPLLSQAWQEWQAMFSGHSRLDISPRTTPPPKTPLPLDAITPPIGQTTSYSSRLMQFLGISLWSWVFDGAILNSFEHSRGLAAGQHTRLRVRLEIRDPDLIALPWEIMQREAGQSAISLSQHILFSRTTSQVESLPYLRADQALNILLVLGQDEKLQLDKEAAILEQTLSNGSLIGSHYSGYAPCMVTTLLQPTPQELIQQLETKAYNILFYAGHGLPGPDGGLLFLRQQPDLTLNGMELAQVLNSTGVKLAVLNSCWGAQPAQSNHQAIPYSSLSEVLIRQGVPAVLAMRDEIADRESHTFIQAFAHALRSRKPIDEAVAEARQQLLTIYKFNQPAWTLPVLYLHPDYNGELIRSFDESITELPETSIPGIASMLPNASLRSLSVGGKSWSLRPGITRIGRTTENDIVIPEPSVSKRHAEILCRNTFTGASPVRTYYLQDLSTYGTTWILRTNGWQQIHRQEVPLQSGMQLKFGSTKSQPWEFIIDNA; encoded by the coding sequence ATGCCATCTTTAAACCTGGCGATCGCCCGCCTCGTTAGTACCGGCACCGACAGTTTTGCCATTTGGGTGGTGAATGCTCCCAACCCCAGTGGCTATGTTTTGCGTGACTGTCTGTGGCCTCCTCTTCTCTCCCAAGCTTGGCAAGAGTGGCAGGCGATGTTTTCCGGTCATAGTCGCTTGGATATTTCCCCAAGAACAACACCTCCACCAAAAACTCCACTTCCCCTTGATGCGATTACACCGCCTATCGGTCAAACCACCAGTTACAGCAGTCGTTTGATGCAATTCTTGGGCATTAGCTTGTGGAGTTGGGTGTTTGATGGAGCAATTCTCAATAGCTTTGAACACAGCCGTGGTTTGGCAGCTGGTCAACATACTCGGCTGCGAGTTCGGTTGGAAATTCGCGACCCGGATTTGATTGCCTTGCCTTGGGAAATTATGCAGCGCGAAGCAGGTCAATCAGCAATTTCACTTTCGCAACACATACTCTTTAGTCGCACCACCAGTCAAGTAGAATCTCTACCATATTTACGAGCCGACCAAGCACTTAACATACTTTTGGTTTTAGGTCAAGATGAAAAGCTGCAATTAGATAAAGAAGCAGCGATTTTAGAACAAACTCTTTCTAACGGTTCTCTCATAGGTAGTCATTACAGTGGCTATGCACCTTGCATGGTGACAACACTCCTGCAACCCACTCCACAAGAGTTGATTCAACAACTAGAAACGAAAGCATACAATATCTTGTTTTACGCGGGACACGGTCTACCAGGACCAGATGGAGGATTACTCTTTTTACGACAACAACCAGATTTAACCCTCAATGGTATGGAGTTGGCACAGGTTCTCAACAGTACAGGTGTAAAATTAGCAGTTTTGAATTCCTGTTGGGGAGCGCAACCCGCTCAAAGCAATCACCAGGCCATTCCTTACAGCAGTTTGTCAGAGGTACTCATACGTCAAGGGGTACCAGCCGTTTTGGCAATGCGAGACGAAATAGCAGACCGTGAAAGTCACACCTTTATTCAAGCCTTTGCCCATGCACTGCGATCGCGTAAACCCATTGATGAAGCTGTCGCAGAAGCCAGACAACAACTTCTGACAATTTACAAATTCAATCAACCCGCTTGGACTTTACCAGTCCTTTACCTACACCCAGACTACAACGGCGAATTGATTAGAAGTTTTGACGAAAGTATTACAGAACTCCCAGAAACCTCTATCCCCGGTATAGCTTCTATGCTTCCCAATGCTTCCTTAAGGTCGCTTTCTGTAGGAGGAAAAAGTTGGTCGCTTCGACCGGGAATCACTCGTATCGGTCGCACTACAGAAAATGATATTGTCATACCAGAACCTTCGGTTTCCAAACGGCATGCTGAAATTTTGTGTCGCAATACTTTTACAGGTGCTAGCCCAGTACGGACTTATTATCTGCAAGATTTATCCACTTATGGTACAACCTGGATTTTACGCACTAATGGTTGGCAACAAATCCACCGTCAGGAAGTCCCTCTACAATCTGGGATGCAGTTAAAGTTTGGAAGTACAAAAAGTCAACCTTGGGAATTTATTATTGACAATGCTTAA
- a CDS encoding PrsW family glutamic-type intramembrane protease: MTGKNARQKAILRQVTGKGAAFVSEVQHSLLPTQEVVIGRDPSCQLVLDAMMYRMVSRRHAVVRPLSSSPDAECSWVICDLSSANGTYLNGQRLQGCQQLMSGDRITLGPDGPEFFFEYELNYQTTVVFQTSASPLPPANQHQSLTAHYNPSPPPSQDYLSFTQLFPIISTGKDLTRKAYLIPGIITVVFVVLMFATVGQPNNMNQKVVATYIAFVAYYFIYQLCGKQKPWWVLMISALTTAQVLGYPWKRLGTPILDLFIFVFRGILPGNLPTEQESVTFTELLVRMFFGAGLMEELLKAIPIFGAYFIGKVLPSPWRERVGVSEPLDGILLGTASAVGFTMTETLRQYVPQITQAVLQESGQDTGQLVGLQLLIPRILGSVAGHMAYSGYFGYFIGLAVLKPSKSWQILLVGYLTASGLHALWNATGVLNGFLLVVVGVLSYAFLMAAILKARALSPTRSQNFATRFLGK, from the coding sequence ATGACAGGCAAAAATGCAAGACAGAAAGCAATTCTGCGGCAAGTAACTGGCAAAGGAGCTGCTTTTGTGTCAGAAGTTCAACACTCGCTACTTCCCACTCAAGAAGTAGTCATTGGACGTGACCCAAGTTGCCAGCTTGTTCTAGATGCCATGATGTATCGCATGGTGTCACGTCGCCATGCAGTTGTTCGTCCTCTCTCCTCATCGCCAGATGCAGAATGTAGCTGGGTAATCTGCGATTTAAGTAGTGCTAATGGTACTTATCTAAACGGACAACGGTTGCAGGGTTGTCAGCAATTGATGTCAGGAGATCGCATCACTCTAGGTCCAGATGGTCCAGAATTCTTTTTTGAGTACGAACTCAACTACCAAACTACAGTCGTTTTTCAAACAAGTGCAAGCCCCCTTCCTCCTGCCAATCAGCACCAATCGCTAACAGCTCATTACAATCCCAGTCCCCCACCCAGCCAAGACTATCTTAGTTTCACACAACTGTTTCCCATTATTTCTACTGGGAAAGATCTAACTCGTAAAGCTTACCTCATACCAGGAATTATCACGGTTGTATTCGTGGTACTGATGTTTGCGACTGTAGGTCAACCAAATAACATGAACCAAAAAGTAGTGGCAACTTACATAGCTTTTGTTGCCTACTACTTTATCTACCAGTTGTGTGGTAAGCAAAAGCCTTGGTGGGTGCTGATGATTTCGGCATTAACTACGGCACAAGTTTTGGGATATCCCTGGAAGCGTTTGGGAACTCCCATATTAGATTTATTTATATTTGTGTTTCGCGGTATTTTGCCCGGTAACCTGCCTACAGAACAAGAATCTGTTACCTTTACGGAATTGCTAGTACGGATGTTTTTTGGTGCTGGCTTGATGGAAGAATTGCTCAAAGCAATCCCGATTTTTGGAGCGTATTTTATTGGCAAAGTTTTACCATCCCCATGGCGCGAACGTGTAGGTGTTTCGGAACCTCTTGATGGAATTTTGCTGGGAACAGCTTCAGCTGTTGGTTTCACTATGACGGAAACTCTCAGGCAATACGTGCCACAAATTACTCAAGCCGTTCTACAAGAATCAGGACAAGATACCGGTCAACTCGTAGGTTTACAACTCCTGATTCCACGCATCTTAGGTTCTGTTGCCGGACATATGGCTTATAGCGGTTATTTTGGCTATTTTATTGGATTAGCAGTTCTCAAACCCTCTAAAAGTTGGCAAATTCTACTCGTTGGTTATTTGACCGCATCTGGATTGCACGCTTTATGGAACGCAACAGGCGTGCTTAATGGCTTCCTATTAGTTGTTGTTGGTGTGCTGTCTTATGCCTTCTTGATGGCAGCAATTCTTAAGGCTCGCGCACTTTCACCAACTCGATCGCAAAATTTTGCTACACGTTTTCTCGGAAAGTAA